Part of the Helicobacter bilis genome is shown below.
TCTAATCTTAAAAGCCCTATTGCCATTTTTCGTTCAAAATAAATTGGACTTATTGCTTCTTCATATGCAATGCGATGAAAGCATAAAATGTGGGGCCTTATAGCTTCATTTCTTAAATTTTTATTAGAATCTCTAACAGATTTTAGAAAGTTTGCCTCATAACCATACTTAAAGCTTTGCGTAATAATCCCATCTAAATCCTTTGGCAGACATTTACCACCAAAGCAGTAGTCTTTATCTTCATCCATTATTAAAGTGTGAGTTTTTGTAATGCGTGGGTCTTTTAGCCATAATTCTCTTACAATATCATAATCTGCCCCAAAAGTTTTACAAATCTTTTCAAATTCATTGCAAAAAGTAATTTTAGTTGCAAAAAATGAATTTTCCATATATTTACACACTTCAGCATTAGAGCTTGTTGTTTTTATATATTCTTTTGTTGGTCCAGCTACTTTTTTGAAAAAATTAATAATAGCAGAGCAGTCATTATCCCTGCCACCAAAAATAAAATAAGGCGTCTTGACAACCTCTTTATCAAAATCATAAGGTGGTGGCAAGTAATAGCTACTTTCCCCAATATATTCAGGGCTACATACAAGTTTTAAATGCGGATATTTTTTTGACAAAGATTCAGTGCTTAATGGCGGTATGCTTGATTTAATCAATACGAGTTTTTCTTGTTTAATGCTTTCTAGCACTTGATGCACCGCACTCGTATCTACGCATCCATTAGGCAGGGCATTTGTTGGCACACAAACAAGCACTAATGAAACATTTTCAATAAAATCCATAGAATCTTGCAAATAAGAAAAATCATTCTTTAGGGTAGGATTATTATCATATGCAAATACTTCAAAATGATTTTTAAAAAATTCATAAAATGCCCTGCCAACATAACCATAGCCAATAATGCCAATTTTTTCCTTAGATTTATCCATATCATTCCTTTATAAGACTAAAAAACATAAAATCAGAATTATAGATTCTATAAGGACTTGTGCTTGTATCCCCACTTTGAAAAAGATTTTCTATTTTAAGATTAAAGCGCTTAAAAAGATTCTCATAAAATCCCAAAGGATAATGAAAGTCAAGTCTATCTCTTTTTGTAGCAAACATTGTTTTTGTAATAATGTGTTGTGTATCATAAAAGTCGCTACTTTTACGCTTTTGTATATTAGATTTTGCATTATAAAAAAGTGGATTACAAATCACAATAAAAATATGCTTTTTGCTTAATAACACAAGATTATTCATAATAGAATCAATAATTTTTAAGGCCTCTTCTTGCGTATCTGCTAGATGATGGCATAGCACTAGAGAGCATAAGATAGAATCAAACTGCTTCTTTGTTTGTATAAAGTTTTCTAACTCTTTCTCAATAATAATTTTTTCAAAAGCCTTTTGATATTTATCTTTAATAATATCTTTGCTAATTTCATAACCTACGACGCTTTTACCTATTTTATTTAAGCTATAAGCGATTTCTCCACTTCCAGCACCATAATCAAAAATGCTTTTATACTGCAGATTCTCTTTATAAAAATCTCTTATTAAAGTTTTATGCAGTCCAAAAGCCCCAATTTTTGAGAAAAATCTTTGATATTCGCTTAAGAGATTCTCACATTGTAAAAATTTCTCTAAGACACTAAAATCTTCTTGTGTATTAAGTGGGCTAAGAAATTCCTTGATATTATCAAGTTTGCATAAATGATTCTGTAATTTATAAATCGCAAATGCCCTTCTACACATACTCTTAAAAAATGCATCACTATAAGAGACAAAATCCCAGCCAATATCGCAAATAACAAGCCTATCATTTTGCGTATCAATTAATAAATTTTTAGGCTGCATATCACAACACACAATACCTGCATAATAAAAATCTGAAAGTAACTCTATATATGCAGTATAAGGCATAGGTTTAAAAGGTTTTGTTTCAAAATACTCATACGATATGATCAATATATCATTATTATAATATATCTCAAAAGGCAGGCTAAAACGCGTATTTTTAAGTTGTTTAGAGAGTGGTTCTAATTGAAAATAAAGCCTTGAAATATAGGGGGAGTGTTTAAAAAGTTTATATATCTTTTTCCTATCTGTGAATACAAAACCCTCACTTCCTTGACCTAAAAAGTCTAATCCCACCTCAATATCACAATGTGCTTTAATAATATCTTTTGCTTCTTGTTTTGTCATATCTTTTTTAATACCTGCAAAAGTTTTTTGATAAAGGGGTAATTTCTCTCTTAAAATCTCTATAACTTCGTTTGCGTTGTTTGCAAAATAGATTTTATCTTTTCGTCTAGAATCTAGTGTTCTGTTTTTAAATTCACCACCA
Proteins encoded:
- a CDS encoding polysaccharide deacetylase family protein; its protein translation is MDKSKEKIGIIGYGYVGRAFYEFFKNHFEVFAYDNNPTLKNDFSYLQDSMDFIENVSLVLVCVPTNALPNGCVDTSAVHQVLESIKQEKLVLIKSSIPPLSTESLSKKYPHLKLVCSPEYIGESSYYLPPPYDFDKEVVKTPYFIFGGRDNDCSAIINFFKKVAGPTKEYIKTTSSNAEVCKYMENSFFATKITFCNEFEKICKTFGADYDIVRELWLKDPRITKTHTLIMDEDKDYCFGGKCLPKDLDGIITQSFKYGYEANFLKSVRDSNKNLRNEAIRPHILCFHRIAYEEAISPIYFERKMAIGLLRLEQYIESYLQRGYKFGSIKQCLDEPKKYFCLSFDDGFKEHLEIAKILQNKYNPKKESLIFSINVNNALNNMLCGMDLLYCLIEKGKIKEIFEYFKLDLTPSTLNNIEVLKQHYIKQDSKSLCKFYETFKADLSHIFLDSKELKELANYGLIASHALFHRDLTQHKAQSKEEILESKQILEQLLDTKIDIFCYPEGKNDKELQDFVKEAGFTFALSIKHIHSQYGIGRRVAKL
- a CDS encoding methyltransferase domain-containing protein, translated to MRKIIAVIGYASLERLEEKDKQIIQDLARDLGKKLIQEGYVIANGGLGGVMEAVSLGARCANNYSDGQILGLIPNYDKSIANPYIDRVLPLGFDIARNVCVASVCDAMIIIGGESGSLSEMALAWQLGKLIIALSDYGYGGEFKNRTLDSRRKDKIYFANNANEVIEILREKLPLYQKTFAGIKKDMTKQEAKDIIKAHCDIEVGLDFLGQGSEGFVFTDRKKIYKLFKHSPYISRLYFQLEPLSKQLKNTRFSLPFEIYYNNDILIISYEYFETKPFKPMPYTAYIELLSDFYYAGIVCCDMQPKNLLIDTQNDRLVICDIGWDFVSYSDAFFKSMCRRAFAIYKLQNHLCKLDNIKEFLSPLNTQEDFSVLEKFLQCENLLSEYQRFFSKIGAFGLHKTLIRDFYKENLQYKSIFDYGAGSGEIAYSLNKIGKSVVGYEISKDIIKDKYQKAFEKIIIEKELENFIQTKKQFDSILCSLVLCHHLADTQEEALKIIDSIMNNLVLLSKKHIFIVICNPLFYNAKSNIQKRKSSDFYDTQHIITKTMFATKRDRLDFHYPLGFYENLFKRFNLKIENLFQSGDTSTSPYRIYNSDFMFFSLIKE